CAAATCAAATTTTAACTTTATTTAACATTTTAAAACTGTACTTGAAAAATGAACGTTCTAAGGTGACATTCATTATCGTTTATCGTATATTAAAATATAAACTCAAACAAAAGCTTAATTTTTAATATTTTCACAATTTATCAACAATTGTTGTTTGTTAATTAAAAATTATAAAATATAAAAATAAAATTATATGTCTTTAAATGGCGTACATATTGTTTTGTTAAAAAAAGCCACAAATGTTAAGTTTTGTTAACATTTATGGCTCAATATTTAGATTCTTTTAAGCTTTCTTAAAGATTGTAAAGCTCATTCCATATTATATTATCTATTTCTAATTTCAATTGACTTATCTCCAAAGCGTTGCATATCTTGGAATTAGTGATTTTTTGCGCTCTATACGCTATTTCTAGCTTTTTATCCTCGCTTATATCTATAACAGGCATTTCACTTAGAGGTCTTTGGTATAGCTCTAGATATTTTCCCTTCTTTTTGCCCACATGTCTTAAATAAAAGTCAGTGAAGGAGCTGTTTAAATAGCCTAAAATAAAAAATGGATTTTCTTTAATGTCTGTAATATAATACACATCCGCACTAGCGTAAAGCTCCTCATTGGAATATGCAAAGCTCGGATAAAGGGCTCTTTGGGGTGATACTATCTTTTCCCCTGTAAATATCTCCTTACGTCTTGGCCACTGCAAATGATAGTATGGAAGCTTTCCTAGCATAGATTCTCTTCTTTTATTTAGTATAAATTCAAATTTAGAAAGATGCCTTATAGCCTTTTCCTTATCAGCATCACTCATTTTGTTAGTAGAATAAAACAAAAAGTACTTCGGCTTTTTTATTGAGTAAGCGGTGATGTCTGAATTTTTGTAGAAGCTTACTAAGCAAGAGCATACATTTATATACTCGCTAGCTTCTTTTTCATTTAAAACAAATATCCCATCACCTATCTTTATATTCATATCAGCTTCGTTATCAATTTGTTCTTTCAAAACACTTAGGTTTTTATTTGTTACCCTGTCCGCTCCGCTTACTATGCCTTGATTAATAGCTGCAAGCTCTCCTAAAGTCGATTTTGTATGCTTCTTTATTTTTTCAAAAATACCCTGTGTCTTTTTAGATATGAAATTAAAGTACGGGGAATAGGTCATACAAAATTCACTAGAAACACAGCTTTTAATAAAATCTGATTGCTTCTCTTTTGATATAGAAATTTCAGGTTCAGGGCTCATATTTATGTCATCTAAAATATTTTTTAAGATTTTGCCTAAGTCATTTTTGGTTTCATTTATAAGGTAGTAAGAAAACTCTGCTGTTTTTTTCTTCTGAAGAAAAAAAATCAAGCTGTGGTGACCTGCCGCAT
This region of Acetoanaerobium noterae genomic DNA includes:
- a CDS encoding Eco57I restriction-modification methylase domain-containing protein; translation: MIYPPKLSTAERESLGMVFTDDKISNFMVRRSLKLLSDSFESKNKSIEAAKILDPCIGGASFDIAIFQALEQEYIKSYKLSEFLKTNFIGIDIEASAIELAKDNLKKAGISYADSLNLKCKDYLTDFNEQGFDLIIGNPPYIGEKGNRAVFSKIRATEFGQKYYEKGMDYFYFFIEKSLELLNEDGILAMITPAYWTRADSASKLREAIRARASFIDIIDFGELRAFKDAAGHHSLIFFLQKKKTAEFSYYLINETKNDLGKILKNILDDINMSPEPEISISKEKQSDFIKSCVSSEFCMTYSPYFNFISKKTQGIFEKIKKHTKSTLGELAAINQGIVSGADRVTNKNLSVLKEQIDNEADMNIKIGDGIFVLNEKEASEYINVCSCLVSFYKNSDITAYSIKKPKYFLFYSTNKMSDADKEKAIRHLSKFEFILNKRRESMLGKLPYYHLQWPRRKEIFTGEKIVSPQRALYPSFAYSNEELYASADVYYITDIKENPFFILGYLNSSFTDFYLRHVGKKKGKYLELYQRPLSEMPVIDISEDKKLEIAYRAQKITNSKICNALEISQLKLEIDNIIWNELYNL